A genomic window from Myxococcus xanthus includes:
- a CDS encoding adenylosuccinate synthetase produces MSPSRTAHLVVELGFGDTSKGTLTDWLVRRHGAGLVVRFNGGAQAGHNVITDDGPHHTFSQFGAGTFVPGVRTHLALTTLLHPLAMRVEVSSPLCQGSCRLG; encoded by the coding sequence ATGAGTCCCTCCCGCACAGCCCACCTCGTCGTTGAGCTCGGCTTCGGAGACACCAGCAAGGGCACGCTCACCGACTGGCTGGTGCGCCGCCACGGCGCGGGGCTCGTGGTGCGCTTCAACGGCGGAGCCCAGGCCGGCCACAACGTCATCACCGATGACGGGCCGCACCACACCTTCTCGCAGTTCGGCGCGGGCACCTTCGTCCCGGGCGTGCGCACGCACCTGGCGCTGACCACCCTCCTCCATCCCCTGGCCATGCGGGTGGAGGTCAGCTCCCCCCTGTGTCAGGGAAGTTGTCGCCTCGGCTGA